Genomic DNA from Arthrobacter sp. B1I2:
ATAAGTGGTGTGATTGGAGGAACGAGAACCAAGTGCACGCAGGCGTAAAACAGCCAATGACGCGTTCTCCAGCCAGAGAGGGAAGGTCGGCTATGGCTAATCCACCGAGTGAAGCCAGTCCCCGGGGCCCCTTTGACGCAAGCTCCCGGCAGGACCGCCCGCCCACGATCCGGGATGTGGCCGAGCTGGCCGGAGTAGCTACATCCACGGTGTCACGGGCCCTTTCGCGGCCGGACCGGGTAAATCACCGGACACGCGTCCGCATTGAAGAAGCTGCAGCGGAACTCAACTACGTGCCGAGCTCGCAGGCGCGCGGGCTTAGCTCCGGACGGACCAACGCCGTGGCCGTACTGGTACCCGACATCACCAATCCGTTCTACTTCGACATCATCCGCGGCACCCAACACCAACTCAAAGCCGCCGGCGTTACCCAGCTCCTGGTCGATACCGAGGAGTCCAGTGAGATGGAACTGGATGCATTGCACAAGATGCGCAAGTCCGCCGACGGCTTCATCCTTGCGGCCTCGCGCCTGACGGACGCCCAACTGGCGGAGGTCTCGCGGACACAGCCGCTGGTGACATTCAACCGTGCCTCCACCAGTGCCCCGACGGTGATGATCGATACGCCATCGGCCATCATCCAGGCCCTGGAGCATCTGGCCTCGCTGGGCCACCATAAAGTCTGCTACGTCTCCGGGCCGCCCACCTCGTGGTCCAACCGGATGCGCTGGAAAGTCTTCGAGGAGGACGCGACAAAACGTGGGATGGAGGTCCACCGGATTGGGCCCTACACACCCAAGACCACGTCAGGCGCTGCGGCCGCGGACGCTGCAGTAAGGACGGGCGCAACAGCCTGCATCGTTTTCAACGACCTGCTGGCCATCGGCATGCTGCAGCGCCTGCAGGCCCGCGGCATCCGCGTGCCCCAGGACATGAGCATCATCGGATCGGACGATATCTTCGGCGCGGACTTCTGCAATCCGCCGCTGACCACCATCTCCAGCCCCATAGAGCAGGCGGGCAGGGTGGCGGTGTCCATGCTGCTGGCCCAGCTCAACCCGCTGTCGGGAAGCGCCACCCGCCAGCTGGCCGTCATGCCCACCCACCTGACCGTCCGGGAATCCACCGGTCCCGCGCCGGCCCAATAAGGGCGGGCGGCACGCCTGCAGCCTGCCCCTACAGGTGGACCGCCGGTGTGTCAGAGGAGGTTGCGCCGCTGAAGGTGCTCCTGCTGATGTTGATCAGCAGCAGTGCAATGGGTGCGATCAGGACGGCAAAGCCGGCGGCCCACCAGAACACCGCAGAATAACCGTCGGACAAAGCCTCCATGGGCGCGCCGCCCGCGGCGGCAGTGGCTGCGGCCGCAACCGTACTGAACAAGGCGATCCCGAGGGAGCCGCCAATCTGCTGTGACGCGTTGACCAGCGCACTGGCCACCCCGGCGTCGTCCTTGTCCACTCCGAAGAGCGCAAGATTCTGCATGGGGACGAAGACCAGGCCCAGCCCGATGCCCAGCAGGATCAACGCCGGCAGCATGTTCACCAGGTAGCTTCCGTCTGCCCGCACCTGGGTCAGCCAGAGCATTGCCGCGGCCATGAAGATCGGCCCGACGGCGGTGGGGATTTTCGGACCGAGGACCGGCAGGTTTTTGGCCGTGATCCCGGCCGTCACGATCAGCACCACCGTCATGGGCAGGGACGCAACCCCTGCGATGAATGGCGCGAAGCCCAGCACAATCTGGATGTAGAAGTTGATGAAAAGAATGCCGCCAATCAGGACGGCTCCGGCCAGGAAGGACGCCAGGAAGGCTGCTGCACGGTTGCGCTCAGAGGCAACGCGAAGGGGCAGCAAGGGGTGCTTGACACGCCTTTCGACGACGACGAACATCGCCATGAGTGCCACGCCGGCCAGGATGAAGCCCCAGGTCTCAGGCGCCGCCCAGCCGTGTTCCGCATTGGTGAAGCCGTAAACCAGGGATCCAAGCCCGAACGCCGCCATGGCAACCCCCGGCCAGTCGTATTTGGTGGACCCTCCGGCTTTGCTTTCCTGCACGCGCTTCCACACTCCCACCAGGGCGATGGCAGCAATGGGAACGTTGACGAAGAAGCACCAGCGCCAGGAGACGTAATCCGTAAGGAACCCGCCCAGCAGGACCCCGGCGGCTGCACCCACCCCACTGATGGAGCCGAAGACCGCGAAGGCCGTGCCGCGCTCCTTCCCTCCCGGGAAGGACACCGTGAGCAGGGCCAGGGCTGCCGGGGCCAGGAGAGCCGCGAAAAGCCCCTGAAGCGCGCGGGCGCTGATCAGTTCCCAAGGTGCCTGGGCGAGCCCGCCGGCAAGCGATGCCAGAGCAAACCCGGTAGAGGCCGTAATGAAGGCGCGCTTCCGGCCCCAAAAGTCCGCGATCCGGCCGCCCAGCAGCAGGAATGCTCCCAGAGCCAGAGCATAGGCGGTCACCACCCAGGCTCGCGTGGAGTCGCTGATCCCCATCTCGGCCTGCAGGCGCGGGAGGGCCAGGTTCACGATGGTGCCGTCCAGGACCACCATGAACTGGGCCAGGGCGAGGAAGACGAGCGCCCACCATTTTCCTCTTGCTTTGGCTGCCGCCGTTTGCGGCGGATCCGCCAGTTGTGTCGTCATTCAAATCTCCACATCAGTAGCTTTACTTATATAAGTATAACTATATGGGAGGATACGTGTGAATGAGGGCAGACGGGCCTACTCCGGCTGGGCCAGGACGGACGCAAGCCGCTGCAATGCGGGCAACGCGGCTGCCAGCTGCTCGCGATCATCCGGCTGCAGCCGGCTGCCCGCGGCGGCCAGCGTGTCCGCCCACGCCCCCTCGAGCAGGGTCTTGATGCGGACCGACTCCGGCGTGGGGTGCAGGGCAACATACCGCTTATCCAAGGCATCGCGGGCCCTCGTGACCAGGCCCAGGGCTACGAGCTCACGCAACTGGGCGCTGACGTTGCTCAGCTGCCGCCCCAGCCTGGCCGCCACCTCCGCCACGTTGATTCCAGGATGCCGTTCAATCACCCGGATAACGTCCAGCACCCCACTGGACAAGGGAAGGACCCCCGTCCCCTCATGGGATTTCCGCCGCACCTCGAACGAGATATCCAGGACGGCCACCGCCAGGTCCCGGGCATCCAGCGGTGGTGTTTCTTGGGCGCGGGGCGTGGAGTGGTCCATCCCACCAGCATAGGAGTAAAGCGCGACGGCGGATCGGGCGCCCTTTTGACAAAATCCCGGCCCAAGATTGTTGAACAATCCTTGATTCTCGTGCATCCTAGAGAGACCACTTCAACGAGACGAGAATCACTATGGCCTACATTGACCTCAACAGCGACGTCGGGGAATCCTTTGGCAACTGGACCATGGGCGATGACGCAGCAATCTTCCGCTCGGTTTCCAGCGCCAACGTCGCCTGCGGCTTCCACGCCGGGGATCCGTCCACCATCGCCCGCACCTGCCGGGACGCCGTCGCGGCAGGCGTCGTCATCGGCGCGCACGTGGGCTACCGCGATCTTGCCGGCTTCGGCCGACGTTTCGTGGACTGCTCCGCTACCGAACTGGCGGATGATGTCCTCTACCAGCTGGGTGCCCTTAACGCACTTGCCGCCGCCGCGGGCGGCCGCATCCGCTACGTCAAACCGCACGGCGCCCTCTACAACACCATCGTCACGCACGAAACGCATGCCCAGGCCGTCGTGGACGCGGTCAAGGCCTTCGGCGGCGACCTGCCGCTGCTCCTGCTCCCCGGCTCCGTAGCCCTCGCCCGCGCCGAGGCGGCCGGGCTTCGCGGCGTGGCTGAAGCGTTCGCGGACCGCGCCTACAACCCTGACGGGACCCTGGTCTCCCGGCGCGAAAGCGGCGCCGTCCTCCACGACGAGGACGCCGTCGCCGCCAACATGGTCCGGCTGGCCACCGAGGGGACCATCATTGCCCGCGACGGGTCCGCCATCAAGGCGGAAGCGGAGAGCATCTGCCTCCACGGCGACACCGCCGGCGCCGTTTCCATGGCCGCCGCGGTGCGGCGGGAACTGGAAGCCGCCGGCGTGGCAATCCGGAGCTTCGTGTGAGCTCCCCCCACATCCGCTGGGCCGGGCCCCGCGCCCTCCTCATCGAACTCGACTCCCTGGAAACGGTCCTGGCCGTCCACGCCCGTTTGCAGGAGACGCCCTTGCCCGGCCAGGTGGATGTCCTGGCCGCCGCACGGACCGTCCTGGCGGTTTTCGATTCGCGCGCCTCGGCACAGGCGGCCCGTGCCGCCGTTGCCATTATGGACAGGGAGACGGCCGCGGTGGACGCCGCCGGCGCCGATCCGGTCCGGATAGAGGTGGTATACGACGGCGATGACCTCGCCGAAGTGGGCAGGCTTACCGGGCTGGGTGCCGACGGTGTGATCGCCGTGCACACCGGGCAGTTGTGGACAGCGGCGTTCGGTGGGTTCGCCCCCGGCTTCGCCTACCTGGTAGGCGAAACTGACGCATTGACTGTTCCGCGGCGCAGCTCGCCGCGGACCGCCGTTCCCGCCGGTTCCGTGGCCCTGGCCGGCAATTTCTCCGCTGTGTACCCGCGGCGCTCCCCCGGCGGCTGGCAGCTGATCGGACGCACTGCCGCCCGGATGTGGGACCTGGACCGTGAACAGCCTGCCTTGCTCCGGCCAGGGAGCACCGTCCGGTATGTCGCAGTGCGGGAAGTCGTGGAAGTCACCGAACCTGCCGGACAGCAGGGCAACCCTGCCGGCCGTGACATGGCCGCCGGCGCCCCCGCCCTGGAGATCATCACACCCGGCCCGCAGTCCCTCATCCAGGACCTTGGCCGTCCCGGCTTCGGTGACCTGGGCGTCTCCCCCGCAGGCGCTGCCGACGCCGCGGGCGCCCGCCAGGCGAACCGGCTGGTGGGGAACCTGCCGGGTGACGCCGTGCTCGAAACCGTTCTGGGCGGCCTGTCCGTACGTTCCCGCGGCGAACTGACAGCCGCACTCACCGGCGCCCCCGCGGAAGCCGAGATCCGGTCCGGAAGCGGCAGCCGCCCGGCCCCGATGTACGCCCCCTTCCCGCTGCACGACGGTGAGAGCCTCCACCTCGGCATGCCGGCGGCAGGCCTGCGCACTTACCTTGCCGTCCGCGGCGGAATTGACGTGCCCCCGGTGCTGGGCAGCAGGTCCACGGACCTGATGTCCGGGATCGGACCATCTCCGCTGGCCGCCGGAACCGTGCTGCCGGTCGGCCCCGCAGACCGGGGCCGCGTGGTGGGCCAGCCCGAACCGCCAACCCTGCATCCGGGCCTCAACCAGGGCGGGACCGGCAGCGCCCCGGTGGTGCTCCGCGTTACTCCCGGTCCCCGCGACGACTGGTTCACCCCGCAGTCCCTCGCGGCCCTGACCGGGCAGGACTGGACGGTCACCGCCGAGTCCAACCGGATCGGCGTGCGGCTGGATACAACAGCTGGCCGGACGCCGCTGGAACGCTCACGGACAGAGGAACTGCCCAGCGAAGGCGTGGTCGCCGGCTCGCTGCAGGTGCCGCCGTCGGGCCTTCCCGTCCTCTTCCTCGCCGACCACCCTGTGACCGGCGGGTACCCCGTGATCGCCGTCGTCGTCCCGGAAGACCTGCCGGTGGCGGCGCAGCTTCCGCCCGGCGCCCTCATCCGTTTCCAGGCCGTGGATCCGGGGACTATGGAGCCGCTCCGGCCCGGGGCCCTGCAGCAGCCACAACCCACCACTCCCACGCCTGTCGCAAACAGCCTGTGAAAGAAGCAGCCATGAAAAAAGTCCTGATCGCCAACCGCGGCGAGATCGCCGTCCGGATCGCCCGCGCCTGCGCCGATGCGGGCCTGGCGTCCGTCGCCGTCTACTCGGATCCCGATGCCGATGCCCTGCACGTGCGCCTCAGCGACGAGGCCTACCCGCTGGACGGTTCCGCCAGTGCCGAGACCTACCTGAACATCGAAAAGCTCCTTGCCGCGGCGACCCGCGCCGGCGCTGACGCCGTCCATCCCGGCTACGGCTTCCTGTCCGAGAACGCCGACTTCGCGCAGGCAGTGCTCGATGCCGGGCTCACCTGGGTGGGCCCGTCGCCGGAAGCCATCCGGAGCCTCGGCAACAAGGTGACCGCGCGGGAGATTGCCGTCCGCGCCGGTGCCCCGCTGGTCCCCGGGTCGGACGGACCTGTCGCGGACGCCGACGAGGTCCGGGCGTTTGCCGCACATCACGGCGTTCCGGTCGCCATCAAGGCGGCCTTCGGCGGCGGCGGCCGCGGCCTGAAGATCGCCTACCGGATGGAGGACATCGACGACGCGTTCGACTCCGCGGTGCGTGAGGCAACCGTAGCCTTCGGCCGCGGCGAATGCTTCGTGGAGCGCTTCCTGGACCGGCCCCGCCACGTCGAGGCCCAGGTCATCGCCGACACGCATGGAAACGTGGTGGTGGTGGGCACCCGCGACTGCTCACTCCAGCGCCGCCACCAGAAGCTGGTGGAAGAAGCACCCGCACCGTTCCTCACACCGGAGCAGCGCAGCCGCATTCACGAGTCCGCCCGCGCCATCTGCCGGGAAGCCGGCTACACCGGAGCCGGCACTGTGGAGTACCTGGTGGCACCTGACGGCGTCATCTCCTTCCTGGAGGTCAACACCCGCCTGCAGGTGGAACACCCGGTCACCGAGGAAACCTCCGGCATCGATCTGGTGCGCGAACAGTTCCGCATCGCCGCCGGCCTGCCGCTCTCCATCATGGAGGATCCCCAGCCCACCGGCCACGCCATCGAATTCCGGCTGAACGCCGAAGACGCCGGCCGCGGCTTCCTGCCCTCCCCCGGCCCCGTGGACGTTTTCGAAGCACCCACCGGCCCGGGCATCCGGGTCGACTCCGGGGTCCGGTCCGGCTCCGTCATCCCGGCCGAATACGACTCCCTGATGGCCAAGCTGATCGTCCGCGGCGAGGACCGGGCGCAGGCGCTGCGCCGTGCCCGTGCAGCATTGGACGAACTGCGGATCGAAGGCGTGCCCACGGTGGTCCCGTTCCACCGCGCCGTAGTGCGGGACCCGGATTTCACGGCACCGGACCGGCTGGGCGTCTACACCACATGGATTGAATCCGAGTTCTCCGGCCGGCTCGCGGCCTCACTGAAGAGCGGAATTGCCGGGCCCGTGGCGCGGCGCGAAACGCTCACCGTGGAAATCGACGGCAAGGCTGTCCAGCTGGGACTTCCGGCACAGGTTTATGCCGCACTGATGCACGGCGGCGGTGCGGCATCGCACCGCGCCCGGGAGGATGCCGACGGCGACCACGGCAGTGACGGCGCAGCCAACGGCAAGGTGACGGCACCGATGGGCGGCAACCTGGTCAAATGGCTGGCCGACGACGGCGCCGAAGTGGGTGCCGACCAGCCGCTCGCCATCGTTGAGGCGATGAAGATGGAAACCGTTGTTGCCGCTTCCGCGGCCGGCACCTTCCGCCGCGGTGAACAGGAACCGGGGGCCGTCGTCGTCCGTGGCGAAGTGCTGGGGACGGTCAGCTAACATCGGGTGTTGACGAAAACGGGGGGCACGGACATGGACACCGGGACACACGGCGCTGCAGAACACGCGCACACCACGGCATGGATCGCCTCCGTGCTGCGGAGCCGCATCGCCGCGGGCGAACTGACCCCCGGGTCAAAACTGTCCGAACAGGCGCTGTCCACCTCGCTGGGCGTTTCGCGCAATACCCTGCGGCAGGCCTTCACCATCCTTGCAGGCGAGTCCATGGTCACGCGCATTCCCAACCGTGGCGTCTTTGTGGCGTCGCCTGGCGCGGAGGAGGTGCGTGAAATCTACCGCATCCGCCGCACCATCGAACCGGCAGCCGTGCTCTGGGGCGGGCTCTCGCCGAAGATCCTGGACGACATGGAAACCATCGTCCAGCGCGCCCAGGATGCCCGGAACGCCGGTTCCGTCACGGACATGGCAGACGCCAACCAGGCCCTCCACCGTGCGGTGGTGGGCCTGACGGGAAGCGCCACCCTGCAGGAGCTGATGG
This window encodes:
- a CDS encoding LacI family DNA-binding transcriptional regulator, whose product is MANPPSEASPRGPFDASSRQDRPPTIRDVAELAGVATSTVSRALSRPDRVNHRTRVRIEEAAAELNYVPSSQARGLSSGRTNAVAVLVPDITNPFYFDIIRGTQHQLKAAGVTQLLVDTEESSEMELDALHKMRKSADGFILAASRLTDAQLAEVSRTQPLVTFNRASTSAPTVMIDTPSAIIQALEHLASLGHHKVCYVSGPPTSWSNRMRWKVFEEDATKRGMEVHRIGPYTPKTTSGAAAADAAVRTGATACIVFNDLLAIGMLQRLQARGIRVPQDMSIIGSDDIFGADFCNPPLTTISSPIEQAGRVAVSMLLAQLNPLSGSATRQLAVMPTHLTVRESTGPAPAQ
- a CDS encoding MFS transporter; translation: MTTQLADPPQTAAAKARGKWWALVFLALAQFMVVLDGTIVNLALPRLQAEMGISDSTRAWVVTAYALALGAFLLLGGRIADFWGRKRAFITASTGFALASLAGGLAQAPWELISARALQGLFAALLAPAALALLTVSFPGGKERGTAFAVFGSISGVGAAAGVLLGGFLTDYVSWRWCFFVNVPIAAIALVGVWKRVQESKAGGSTKYDWPGVAMAAFGLGSLVYGFTNAEHGWAAPETWGFILAGVALMAMFVVVERRVKHPLLPLRVASERNRAAAFLASFLAGAVLIGGILFINFYIQIVLGFAPFIAGVASLPMTVVLIVTAGITAKNLPVLGPKIPTAVGPIFMAAAMLWLTQVRADGSYLVNMLPALILLGIGLGLVFVPMQNLALFGVDKDDAGVASALVNASQQIGGSLGIALFSTVAAAATAAAGGAPMEALSDGYSAVFWWAAGFAVLIAPIALLLINISRSTFSGATSSDTPAVHL
- a CDS encoding MarR family winged helix-turn-helix transcriptional regulator, with protein sequence MDHSTPRAQETPPLDARDLAVAVLDISFEVRRKSHEGTGVLPLSSGVLDVIRVIERHPGINVAEVAARLGRQLSNVSAQLRELVALGLVTRARDALDKRYVALHPTPESVRIKTLLEGAWADTLAAAGSRLQPDDREQLAAALPALQRLASVLAQPE
- a CDS encoding LamB/YcsF family protein, which gives rise to MAYIDLNSDVGESFGNWTMGDDAAIFRSVSSANVACGFHAGDPSTIARTCRDAVAAGVVIGAHVGYRDLAGFGRRFVDCSATELADDVLYQLGALNALAAAAGGRIRYVKPHGALYNTIVTHETHAQAVVDAVKAFGGDLPLLLLPGSVALARAEAAGLRGVAEAFADRAYNPDGTLVSRRESGAVLHDEDAVAANMVRLATEGTIIARDGSAIKAEAESICLHGDTAGAVSMAAAVRRELEAAGVAIRSFV
- a CDS encoding urea amidolyase family protein → MSSPHIRWAGPRALLIELDSLETVLAVHARLQETPLPGQVDVLAAARTVLAVFDSRASAQAARAAVAIMDRETAAVDAAGADPVRIEVVYDGDDLAEVGRLTGLGADGVIAVHTGQLWTAAFGGFAPGFAYLVGETDALTVPRRSSPRTAVPAGSVALAGNFSAVYPRRSPGGWQLIGRTAARMWDLDREQPALLRPGSTVRYVAVREVVEVTEPAGQQGNPAGRDMAAGAPALEIITPGPQSLIQDLGRPGFGDLGVSPAGAADAAGARQANRLVGNLPGDAVLETVLGGLSVRSRGELTAALTGAPAEAEIRSGSGSRPAPMYAPFPLHDGESLHLGMPAAGLRTYLAVRGGIDVPPVLGSRSTDLMSGIGPSPLAAGTVLPVGPADRGRVVGQPEPPTLHPGLNQGGTGSAPVVLRVTPGPRDDWFTPQSLAALTGQDWTVTAESNRIGVRLDTTAGRTPLERSRTEELPSEGVVAGSLQVPPSGLPVLFLADHPVTGGYPVIAVVVPEDLPVAAQLPPGALIRFQAVDPGTMEPLRPGALQQPQPTTPTPVANSL
- a CDS encoding acetyl/propionyl/methylcrotonyl-CoA carboxylase subunit alpha — translated: MKKVLIANRGEIAVRIARACADAGLASVAVYSDPDADALHVRLSDEAYPLDGSASAETYLNIEKLLAAATRAGADAVHPGYGFLSENADFAQAVLDAGLTWVGPSPEAIRSLGNKVTAREIAVRAGAPLVPGSDGPVADADEVRAFAAHHGVPVAIKAAFGGGGRGLKIAYRMEDIDDAFDSAVREATVAFGRGECFVERFLDRPRHVEAQVIADTHGNVVVVGTRDCSLQRRHQKLVEEAPAPFLTPEQRSRIHESARAICREAGYTGAGTVEYLVAPDGVISFLEVNTRLQVEHPVTEETSGIDLVREQFRIAAGLPLSIMEDPQPTGHAIEFRLNAEDAGRGFLPSPGPVDVFEAPTGPGIRVDSGVRSGSVIPAEYDSLMAKLIVRGEDRAQALRRARAALDELRIEGVPTVVPFHRAVVRDPDFTAPDRLGVYTTWIESEFSGRLAASLKSGIAGPVARRETLTVEIDGKAVQLGLPAQVYAALMHGGGAASHRAREDADGDHGSDGAANGKVTAPMGGNLVKWLADDGAEVGADQPLAIVEAMKMETVVAASAAGTFRRGEQEPGAVVVRGEVLGTVS
- a CDS encoding GntR family transcriptional regulator — encoded protein: MDTGTHGAAEHAHTTAWIASVLRSRIAAGELTPGSKLSEQALSTSLGVSRNTLRQAFTILAGESMVTRIPNRGVFVASPGAEEVREIYRIRRTIEPAAVLWGGLSPKILDDMETIVQRAQDARNAGSVTDMADANQALHRAVVGLTGSATLQELMDRVLAEMRLVFHAMASAPDFHSHYVERNVELVKRLRAGEREEAAAGLRIYLDAAEAELLGHLAGTGH